The following are encoded in a window of Leptodactylus fuscus isolate aLepFus1 chromosome 9, aLepFus1.hap2, whole genome shotgun sequence genomic DNA:
- the TIMP4 gene encoding metalloproteinase inhibitor 4, with amino-acid sequence MNSITHTLLCCALLVLTLKKLTEACTCIFAHPQQHFCNSDIVVRVTVIGEKLIPAKNSYDSTNQYEVKVVKTLKGYDETPVIKYLYSATESSLCGVKLQCKKDYVIGGKGTNGTYHINMCGLVQAWESLSTFQIRTLGQEEVGYHQGCDCKIKICGMESCDNIASNECIWANWQQNQSLEKDHACIKERDGHCSWYPSIADKSIYSSHP; translated from the exons ATGAATTCTATCACACACACGCTGCTCTGTTGCGCCCTGCTCGTTTTAACCCTTAAGAAGCTGACAGAGGCATGCACCTGCATCTTCGCTCACCCCCAACAGCATTTCTGTAACTCAGATATTG TGGTTCGTGTAACAGTAATAGGTGAAAAGTTGATTCCTGCCAAAAATTCTTATGACAGTACAAACCAGTACGAGGTCAAAGTGGTCAAG ACACTTAAAGGCTATGACGAGACACCAGTTATAAAGTATCTGTACAGCGCAACTGAATCTTCTCTTTGTGGAGTGAAACTGCAATGCAAAAAAGATTATGTTATAGGAG GCAAAGGTACCAATGGTACTTACCACATCAATATGTGTGGTCTTGTACAGGCCTGGGAGAGTCTGTCTACATTTCAAATAAGGACACTCGGTCAAGAAGAGGTGGGATATCATCAGGGATGTGACTGTAAG ATAAAAATTTGTGGCATGGAATCCTGCGATAACATTGCATCAAATGAATGTATCTGGGCAAACTGGCAGCAGAATCAGAGCCTAGAAAAGGATCATGCGTGCATCAAGGAGCGAGACGGACATTGCAGCTGGTACCCAAGTATAGCAGACAAGTCTATTTACTCCAGCCATCCTTAG